A single genomic interval of Nocardia bhagyanarayanae harbors:
- a CDS encoding YaeQ family protein — protein MALSATLHTFTVHLADVDRGVYEELELRVARHPSETAEFMLTRLLAYCLEYEEGIAFSDGGVSSTDEPAVLARDLTGRLTTWIEVGAPDADRVHRGSKSADRVAIYTHRDPAKVLAQLTGKRIHRAADIPLYSFDRAFVDAAVPAIDRRNTATLSITERLLYLDLNGTILSTPIEEHRLT, from the coding sequence ATGGCTCTCAGCGCGACACTGCACACGTTCACCGTTCATCTGGCCGATGTCGATCGCGGCGTCTACGAGGAGCTGGAGTTGCGGGTGGCGCGCCACCCTTCCGAAACGGCCGAGTTCATGCTGACGCGGCTGCTGGCCTACTGCCTCGAGTACGAGGAGGGCATCGCCTTCAGCGACGGCGGCGTGTCCTCCACCGACGAGCCCGCCGTGCTGGCGCGCGACCTCACCGGCCGACTGACCACCTGGATCGAAGTCGGCGCACCCGACGCGGACCGCGTGCACCGCGGCAGCAAATCGGCCGACCGCGTCGCCATCTACACCCACCGCGACCCCGCCAAGGTGCTCGCCCAACTCACCGGCAAGCGCATCCACCGCGCCGCCGACATCCCCCTCTACAGCTTCGACCGCGCTTTCGTCGACGCCGCCGTCCCCGCCATCGACCGCCGCAACACGGCCACGCTCTCCATCACCGAACGCCTGCTCTACCTCGACCTCAACGGAACGATTCTGAGCACCCCGATCGAAGAACACCGCCTCACCTGA
- a CDS encoding LysR family transcriptional regulator, which translates to MADRRTNGVADLAHLRTFLAVYRAGSITAGAAQVGLSQPTVTTQLQILERRLGRPLFDRLPRGVAATAAAHELAARLAGPMDALEAIAGGAEPEAALPEPPVLLAGPAELLAAMVVPALAPLVADGVRLTLTAGLTDDLLAGLRAGTYDLVVATTRPRGRTVLAEPLADEEFVLVAAPTVALRIDTARLRAGDPTALAGLPLLSYAADLPILRRYWRHVFDTRLTAEPALIVGDLRAVLAGVVAGAGVSVVPRYLCARELASGAVTALLEPEDPPINTAFLARRPGSSPRRHVERVRRHLLLAARDW; encoded by the coding sequence GTGGCGGATCGGCGGACCAATGGCGTGGCGGATCTGGCGCACCTGCGGACCTTCCTCGCCGTGTACCGCGCGGGGTCGATCACGGCGGGCGCCGCGCAGGTCGGGCTGTCGCAGCCGACGGTGACCACGCAATTGCAGATACTCGAGCGGCGGCTCGGTCGTCCGTTGTTCGATCGGCTGCCGCGCGGCGTGGCGGCGACGGCGGCGGCGCACGAGCTGGCCGCACGGCTGGCGGGACCGATGGACGCGCTGGAGGCGATCGCGGGCGGCGCCGAGCCGGAGGCCGCGCTGCCGGAGCCGCCGGTGCTGCTGGCCGGGCCCGCCGAACTGCTTGCCGCCATGGTGGTGCCCGCGTTGGCGCCGCTCGTGGCCGACGGCGTGCGGCTGACGCTCACCGCGGGCCTCACCGACGACCTGCTCGCCGGTCTGCGGGCCGGAACCTACGACCTTGTCGTGGCGACCACCCGTCCGCGCGGGCGCACGGTGCTCGCCGAACCGCTCGCCGACGAGGAATTCGTCCTCGTCGCCGCCCCCACCGTGGCGCTGCGCATCGACACCGCGCGGCTGCGCGCCGGGGATCCCACGGCGCTGGCCGGGCTACCGCTGCTCAGCTACGCCGCCGACCTGCCGATCCTGCGCCGCTACTGGCGCCACGTCTTCGACACCCGCCTCACGGCCGAGCCCGCGCTGATCGTCGGCGACCTGCGCGCGGTGCTCGCCGGGGTCGTCGCGGGCGCGGGCGTCAGCGTGGTGCCGCGTTACCTGTGCGCGCGCGAACTCGCCTCCGGCGCGGTGACGGCGCTGCTCGAACCGGAGGACCCGCCCATCAACACCGCCTTCTTGGCCCGCCGCCCCGGAAGTTCGCCGCGCCGCCACGTCGAACGGGTGCGCCGCCACCTGCTGCTCGCCGCGCGGGACTGGTGA